A genomic segment from Actinoplanes sichuanensis encodes:
- a CDS encoding Calx-beta domain-containing protein has protein sequence MLATIAASAAGLIPVALVSSPAHASVDNLIISDAGAWEGSKVTFTLTYTGAAAATFKTIATAVTGVGTGHAVAGGTDYTTAPSRTSYTFPGTASGGTNTVTVTVDTVADGDNADETFSLVVTDALDNTKTATGTIWAVADAAYPVFTLSPSAASVAETASKNASGATVQKTVTVTATLDKTLAHPVTLPVATVSAGATIADAVSTGGELRDYTALPSTATITIPEYSYTGSVTVELYDDAVDETNSGGQSFKVQSAGTPVIVKSGVTDSDKSTITITDDDPAPVASIGNAPAADEGGYLNYPLTLDRQSDSTSLNVKYLTGDGTTLPDSNPAVAADLDPAVTVAADVPIAAYSKGRLIAVKAKDDTAFEGPENTKVTISTPTGVTIGTATGTGVINDGDSGPTLDLTTAGDPADGLPSGTTFKELATGENVRNIAVTLNASTAGPFQVPIKVDYSFKDGTALNGVDYKGTAGSFTIPVGATRATWSGKIPVTIIGDTIDETGNETFDVVLSSSTKTVAEATKTITITEDPTDDVAPTWTTADVSIVEGNTGTTTAKVPITLSGPAAADVLFTATFNTPGSATETGVNSGLTVGDNDYDLPAVRSTTIKAGQQSAFLEFPINGDTVFERDEAFIVDIDTTSTVVNDNLTADVLHSARVAITNDDAKPTVNLTQISGTESGSIRVAGTLTGVSQYPYDLSLVVAGSGDNPATPGTDFELPAGFTTTPIKITKGQTALTGTLGDIYLAPDDADEPLETFSIEVKETTASPQGFTDSTATFRINDDPADLPPAASIRDESIGEWEKSVDVHVDFAFDENTKSTTQTVNIPWWTVPGSAREDEDYKGSKGMITLKPGDLSAVINVPVIDDKLKENDEEFHVKLGVATPTGAAVTRGDGTVTIKSEDKADPVTPTLSATGPSKGVGLAKFVGTAAPNTTVELWGAALPETDPKAFKYISETTADDDGYFELAPKSLASGWAFVARSQEINSAVKTVKVTQLPSFSASSSKKGKLSVSVAGNPRMAGQAVSVQRYTGGKWVTIGKGTTTDSGWKGTISVKTKSKVTLRAWVAGDASMGINAGYSAQKKVTIK, from the coding sequence GTGCTGGCGACGATTGCCGCCTCGGCTGCTGGTCTGATCCCGGTGGCCCTGGTCAGCTCCCCAGCCCACGCGAGCGTCGACAACCTCATCATCAGCGACGCCGGCGCCTGGGAAGGCTCCAAGGTCACCTTCACCCTGACCTACACCGGCGCCGCAGCCGCCACCTTCAAGACCATCGCCACCGCGGTGACCGGTGTTGGAACCGGGCATGCTGTCGCAGGCGGAACCGACTACACGACCGCGCCCAGCCGGACGAGTTACACCTTCCCCGGCACGGCTTCCGGCGGAACCAACACCGTGACCGTGACCGTGGACACGGTCGCGGATGGTGACAACGCTGATGAGACATTCAGCCTCGTTGTGACGGACGCGCTGGACAACACCAAGACCGCCACCGGCACCATCTGGGCGGTCGCGGACGCGGCCTACCCCGTGTTCACCCTTTCGCCGAGCGCTGCGTCGGTCGCCGAGACCGCGTCCAAGAACGCTTCGGGCGCGACAGTCCAAAAGACTGTCACCGTGACGGCGACGTTGGACAAGACCCTTGCCCACCCGGTGACCCTGCCGGTGGCGACGGTCAGCGCCGGCGCCACGATCGCGGATGCGGTCTCCACCGGCGGTGAGCTCCGTGACTACACGGCACTGCCGTCGACGGCGACGATCACCATTCCCGAGTACTCCTACACGGGCAGCGTGACCGTCGAGCTCTACGACGACGCCGTCGACGAGACGAACTCCGGTGGTCAGAGTTTCAAGGTGCAGTCCGCGGGCACACCGGTGATCGTCAAGTCCGGGGTCACCGACTCCGATAAAAGCACGATCACTATCACGGACGACGATCCGGCGCCGGTGGCGTCCATCGGTAACGCTCCGGCGGCGGATGAAGGGGGCTACCTCAACTACCCCTTGACGCTGGATCGGCAGTCCGACTCGACGTCGCTGAACGTCAAGTACTTGACGGGCGACGGAACGACGCTTCCCGACTCGAACCCGGCAGTCGCCGCCGACCTCGACCCGGCCGTTACCGTGGCCGCGGACGTGCCGATCGCCGCGTACTCGAAGGGCCGCCTGATCGCGGTCAAGGCGAAGGACGACACCGCCTTCGAGGGGCCCGAGAACACCAAGGTGACGATCTCGACGCCGACCGGCGTGACGATCGGTACCGCCACCGGCACCGGCGTCATCAACGACGGCGACTCCGGTCCCACGCTGGACCTGACCACCGCGGGTGACCCGGCCGACGGCCTTCCGAGCGGCACCACCTTCAAGGAGCTCGCGACCGGCGAGAACGTCCGTAACATCGCGGTCACCCTGAACGCCTCCACGGCCGGCCCCTTCCAGGTGCCGATCAAGGTCGACTACTCCTTCAAGGACGGCACCGCGCTGAACGGTGTCGACTACAAGGGCACCGCGGGCAGCTTCACCATCCCGGTCGGTGCGACCCGGGCGACATGGAGCGGCAAGATCCCGGTCACGATCATCGGTGACACCATCGACGAGACCGGCAACGAGACGTTCGACGTGGTGCTGAGCAGCAGCACCAAGACGGTCGCCGAGGCCACCAAGACGATCACGATCACCGAGGACCCGACGGACGACGTCGCGCCGACCTGGACTACTGCGGACGTCTCGATCGTCGAGGGCAACACCGGCACCACGACCGCCAAGGTGCCGATCACCCTGAGCGGTCCGGCGGCGGCGGATGTGCTGTTCACCGCAACGTTCAACACGCCGGGCAGCGCAACCGAGACCGGTGTCAACTCGGGCCTCACTGTCGGCGACAACGACTATGACCTGCCGGCCGTGCGCAGCACGACGATCAAGGCCGGTCAGCAGTCGGCTTTCCTCGAATTCCCGATCAACGGAGACACGGTCTTCGAACGGGACGAGGCATTCATCGTCGACATCGACACCACCAGCACCGTGGTCAATGACAACCTCACAGCAGATGTCCTGCACTCGGCGCGAGTGGCGATCACTAACGACGACGCGAAGCCGACGGTGAACCTCACCCAGATCAGCGGGACCGAGAGCGGTTCGATCCGGGTAGCCGGCACGCTCACCGGTGTCTCGCAGTACCCCTACGACCTGAGCCTCGTCGTGGCGGGTAGTGGAGACAACCCGGCGACTCCGGGCACGGACTTCGAGCTGCCGGCCGGATTCACCACCACGCCCATCAAGATCACCAAGGGGCAGACCGCACTGACCGGAACGCTGGGTGACATCTACCTGGCGCCGGACGACGCCGACGAGCCTCTCGAGACGTTCAGCATCGAGGTCAAGGAGACCACGGCATCGCCGCAGGGCTTCACCGATTCCACGGCCACCTTCCGGATCAATGACGACCCGGCGGACCTTCCGCCGGCGGCCTCGATCCGCGACGAGTCGATCGGTGAATGGGAGAAGTCGGTCGACGTCCACGTGGACTTCGCCTTCGACGAGAACACCAAGTCCACCACGCAGACCGTGAACATCCCCTGGTGGACGGTTCCGGGCAGCGCTCGCGAGGACGAGGACTACAAGGGCTCGAAGGGCATGATCACCCTCAAGCCCGGTGACCTCAGCGCCGTGATCAACGTTCCCGTCATCGACGACAAGTTGAAGGAGAACGACGAGGAGTTCCACGTCAAGCTGGGCGTCGCCACCCCGACGGGTGCGGCGGTGACCCGGGGCGACGGCACGGTCACGATCAAGTCGGAGGACAAGGCCGACCCGGTCACCCCGACGCTGAGCGCGACCGGTCCGTCGAAGGGTGTCGGCCTGGCGAAGTTCGTCGGCACGGCCGCTCCGAACACGACGGTCGAGCTGTGGGGCGCCGCTCTCCCGGAGACCGACCCGAAGGCCTTCAAGTACATCAGCGAGACGACCGCCGACGATGACGGTTACTTCGAGCTGGCGCCGAAGTCCCTCGCCTCCGGCTGGGCGTTCGTCGCCCGGTCGCAGGAGATCAACTCGGCGGTCAAGACCGTCAAGGTGACGCAGCTGCCGTCCTTCTCGGCGAGCTCCTCGAAGAAGGGCAAGCTGAGCGTCTCGGTGGCGGGCAACCCGCGGATGGCCGGCCAGGCCGTCTCGGTGCAGCGTTACACCGGCGGCAAGTGGGTGACCATCGGCAAGGGCACCACCACTGACAGCGGCTGGAAGGGCACCATCAGCGTCAAGACGAAGTCCAAGGTCACGCTGCGGGCCTGGGTCGCCGGTGACGCGAGCATGGGTATCAACGCCGGGTACTCGGCTCAGAAGAAGGTCACCATCAAGTAA